From Dioscorea cayenensis subsp. rotundata cultivar TDr96_F1 unplaced genomic scaffold, TDr96_F1_v2_PseudoChromosome.rev07_lg8_w22 25.fasta BLBR01001262.1, whole genome shotgun sequence, the proteins below share one genomic window:
- the LOC120255997 gene encoding noroxomaritidine synthase 3-like, translated as MLPGFLMQVHRIHDWCIELLTESPNFTFMFHGPWFSKMHLLFTCDPANINHIFNLNVSNYPKGENFKDIFDILGDGLITTDSESWKNQRKLARLSMAKSRFHSAVGSCTLEKMNNTLLPLLNKMAVDSSSPELKINLQDLIWKFTFDLTCVLITGVDPGYLVSNSSVSPFVKAIEEIEHVLVIRHTVPLVWWKLQRFFGVGSEKKMADAWKVIDSFVQQLISNQKPDQEQEKDASATANLLTLYMELIKDEEWMCFRSDKFLRDSLVTFLAAGQGTIALALSWFAINPRVEAKLEEEIKSKRTNDHDYKEMDELIYLHAALCEAMRLFPPVPLNHKSVLKTDVLPSGHTVCPGTEIIISTYALGRMKGIWGEDCMEFKPERWINYNEKGDHQLKFEASYKFGAFGCGPRICVGRGISFTVMKLVASALIYNFHFEVVHGHVVQPNVSVVLGMKNGLMVKVHKRSSNTG; from the coding sequence ATGCTTCCAGGGTTTCTAATGCAAGTGCACCGGATCCATGACTGGTGCATTGAGCTCCTCACAGAGTCCCCCAACTTCACTTTCATGTTCCATGGCCCTTGGTTCTCAAAAATGCATCTCTTGTTTACCTGTGACCCTGCCAACATTAATCACATCTTCAATCTCAACGTCTCCAACTATCCAAAAGGCGAAAACTTTAAAGACATCTTCGACATTCTCGGTGATGGACTTATCACTACCGACTCTGAATCTTGGAAGAATCAGAGGAAGTTAGCTCGTCTTTCAATGGCTAAATCAAGATTTCATTCTGCTGTGGGTTCATGCACTCTagagaagatgaacaacacacTCTTGCCGCTTCTGAACAAGATGGCAGTGGACAGTTCCTCACCTGAGCTAAAAATCAACTTGCAGGACTTGATCTGGAAGTTCACTTTCGACTTGACTTGCGTATTGATAACTGGCGTAGATCCTGGTTATCTTGTTAGCAACTCATCAGTGTCGCCTTTCGTCAAGGCGATCGAAGAAATTGAACATGTTTTGGTTATCAGACACACTGTTCCATTGGTGTGGTGGAAATTACAGAGATTTTTTGGTGTAGGGAGTGAGAAAAAAATGGCTGATGCCTGGAAAGTTATAGACAGTTTCGTCCAACAACTCATTTCAAACCAGAAAccagatcaagaacaagaaaaagatgcAAGTGCAACTGCAAACCTGTTAACACTATACATGGAGTTGATAAAGGATGAAGAATGGATGTGCTTCAGATCAGATAAGTTCCTCAGAGACAGTCTAGTGACCTTCCTCGCTGCTGGCCAGGGAACGATAGCTCTCGCACTTTCATGGTTCGCCATAAATCCCAGAGTTGAAGCAAAGCTTGAAGAAGAGATAAAGAGTAAGAGAACTAATGATCATGATTATAAAGAGATGGATGAGCTAATATACTTGCATGCAGCTTTATGTGAAGCTATGAGGCTGTTTCCACCTGTTCCATTAAATCATAAGTCTGTTTTGAAGACAGACGTGCTTCCAAGTGGGCATACAGTTTGTCCTGGTACAGAGATAATTATTTCTACGTATGCTCTGGGGAGGATGAAGGGTATATGGGGAGAGGATTGCATGGAGTTTAAGCCAGAAAGATGGATTAATTATAATGAGAAAGGGGATCATCAGTTGAAGTTTGAAGCTTCATATAAGTTTGGTGCGTTTGGGTGCGGACCAAGGATTTGTGTTGGAAGAGGAATATCTTTCACTGTGATGAAGTTGGTGGCTTCTGCTTTGATTTATAACTTTCATTTTGAAGTGGTGCATGGGCATGTTGTTCAACCCAACGTGTCTGTTGTTTTGGGGATGAAGAATGGTTTGATGGTTAAGGTGCATAAGCGAAGCAGCAACACCGGCTag
- the LOC120255996 gene encoding uncharacterized protein LOC120255996, translated as MDWFSWLSKSSLDASLVYEYGLLLSHNELEEEDITHFDHEFLQSMGITIAKHRLEIIKLSKKHKKVFYYSPFPVNRLLSAVDKTKNCITKYVLRLFVHRNSSAIVVVPRSSLGDRWKGAALKRSKKIMVVKQGSFLLTDGRSPVMPSFFYGDKTNIVDNNGGVAVVGEQEDGDDDDDGYWGSGDVEKVRWDTMFQDLKPT; from the coding sequence ATGGATTGGTTCTCATGGCTTTCAAAGTCAAGCCTTGATGCTTCTCTAGTCTATGAGTATGGCCTTCTCCTCTCCCACAATGAGTTAGAAGAGGAAGACATCACCCACTTTGATCATGAGTTCCTTCAAAGCATGGGAATTACCATTGCCAAGCATCGCCTAGAGATCATCAAGCTCTCAAAGAAACACAAGAAGGTATTTTATTATTCTCCTTTTCCAGTGAACCGTCTTCTTTCGGCGGTTGACAAGACCAAGAATTGCATTACAAAGTATGTACTCCGGTTGTTTGTTCACCGGAATTCTTCGGCGATTGTGGTTGTACCGAGATCTTCGCTTGGAGATCGGTGGAAGGGTGCCGCCTTGAAGAGGAGCAAGAAGATAATGGTTGTCAAGCAAGGGAGCTTCTTGCTCACTGATGGCCGTTCTCCGGTGATGCCGTCTTTCTTTTATGGTGATAAAACTAATATTGTTGATAACAATGGAGGTGTTGCTGTTGTTGGTGAacaagaagatggtgatgatgatgatgatggatatTGGGGTAGTGGTGATGTTGAGAAGGTGAGGTGGGACACAATGTTTCAAGACTTGAAGCCAACTTAA